A portion of the Malania oleifera isolate guangnan ecotype guangnan chromosome 3, ASM2987363v1, whole genome shotgun sequence genome contains these proteins:
- the LOC131150517 gene encoding uncharacterized protein LOC131150517, which produces MVDDFMVCVDRIIASACFESINGGNEERRNLSVNSGGAGNSEKNSGGEGCSKKGEVVECRICQEEDEENAMEAPCACSGTLKFAHRKCIQKWCNKKGGLTCEICNQVYSPNYSLPPASSNPDVMAIDIRQAWGPHIDLRDPHLLALAAAERQLLQSDYEDYATANSGSIACLRSIALILLLILLVRQALMLTRDSGIVLESSTFFNFQMSILQFAGFLLPCYVMARSWYIIQGRRRRQG; this is translated from the exons ATGGTCGATGACTTTATGGTGTGTGTTGATCGGATTATAGCTTCGGCGTGCTTTGAATCCATCAATGGGGGAAATGAAGAACGCCGGAACTTGTCTGTGAACAGCGGTGGTGCTGGAAATTCTGAGAAGAACAGCGGCGGAGAGGGTTGTTCCAAGAAAGGGGAAGTGGTTGAGTGTAGGATATGCCAGGAGGAGGATGAAGAGAATGCTATGGAGGCTCCTTGTGCGTGTAGTGGCACTTTGAAg TTTGCTCACAGAAAGTGCATCCAGAAGTGGTGCAACAAAAAAGGTGGTCTCACCTGTGAAATCTGCAATCAG GTCTACTCTCCAAATTATTCTCTTCCCCCCGCCAGTAGCAATCCTGATGTTATGGCAATTGATATCAG ACAAGCATGGGGTCCACATATTGATCTCCGTGATCCTCATCTTCTAGCTCTAGCTGCTGCCGAACGTCAGTTACTGCAATCTGATTACGAGGACTATGCCACTGCAAATAGTGGAAGCATTGCCTGTCTCCGCTCTATTGCTCTGATT TTGCTGCTAATTTTGCTTGTACGTCAAGCTCTAATGTTGACGAGAGATTCTGGAATTGTGCTGGAATCATCGACTTTCTTTAAC TTTCAGATGTCAATTCTTCAGTTTGCTGGTTTTCTTCTGCCGTGCTATGTAATGGCTCGCTCATGGTACATCATACAGGGCCGAAGGAGGCGGCAG GGTTAA